The Lacticaseibacillus pabuli region AAGCAGGCGGCCGGCGATTCCGCGGTGAGTCGTGATGAGCGCACCTTGTGGCAAGACTGGGCACAAGCCAACTTAACGCAAACCCTCACCGGCACGTTGACCAAGCAGGGGGAGCAGTTATACTTACTACCGAATAATGCTCCCGACATTAGTCAATTACGGGTGGTGCGGCCTGGTTTACATTTGGGAACACTCAAAAAGAACCGTTTTGAACCAAGCCACAGCCTGGCAACTGCCTTGCTGCCAGAACAGTTTAATCTGACGGTCGCCGTTAATGATGACGAGTACCAGCATTACCGTCATGGTGAAACGCTGCAACGGCCAGATCTGCACGGTAAATCAAGCGTCCTCCTCACCAATGCGGATAAAGGCTTTGCTATTGGCCGACTCGTGAACGGCACCATTAAAAATATATATCCCAAAGGACTGCGCGTATAGTCCACCCGACATCACTAAAAATCAATAACTCTGTTAAACACCTAAATCACACGCCTGGTTTAGGTGTTTTTGCGTGTAATGAACCGTCTGTACGTGGCGTAATTTTTTTCCATCCCCTTGACAACGATAATTAGGGCGTTTAAGATTATTTTTGAAATGATACTATATTGAATATAGTATTACAGGTCATCAAGTATCAACTGGGAGGCGAATGCGATGGCAATTCAAGTTAGTTCAGAACTGTTAGATGGCAGTGTGCTGGCACTTTTGGCAACACAGGATTATTACGGGTACGCACTGACACAACGGGTCCAGCAAAGCATTTCAGTTTCAGAGTCAACCATGTATCCTGTGCTACGTCGGTTAAAGAAAAACGGTTGGCTCACGACGTACGATGAACCATATCAAGGACGCAACCGGCGATACT contains the following coding sequences:
- a CDS encoding PadR family transcriptional regulator, with product MAIQVSSELLDGSVLALLATQDYYGYALTQRVQQSISVSESTMYPVLRRLKKNGWLTTYDEPYQGRNRRYYQITEDGRKQLAIIQLEWQTFKTGIDSMLGDEPNHD